Below is a window of Vibrio fortis DNA.
TAACCACCAGCATGGTTTGATGCTGATTTGCCAATTTTTTCATTAGGTTAAGCACTTCTCCCACCCATTCAGGATCGAGCGCTGAAGTGGGCTCATCGAACAAAAGTAGCTCAGGTTGAAGGGCCATAGCGCGGCCAATACCAACACGTTGCTGCTGGCCGCCTGATAGCGCTGCTGGGTAGCTATCAGCCTTATCGCCAAGGCCAATATCATCCAGTATTTGTTGCGCCTTTTCATAGGCTTGCTGCTTCTTCCAACCACGTACCGTGATCAAACCTTCGGCGATGTTTTGCTTGGCGGTTTGGTGAGCAAAGAGTGCGTAATTTTGAAATACAAAACCAGTCTTACGGCGCAGTGCGAGTACCTCAGCTTTAGTGTGGTTCTGTACATCTACCTTGATGTCATCAATCGCAATCGAGCCTTGATCGGCATGCTCTAGAAAGTTCACACAGCGTAGTAGGGTAGACTTACCAGTACCGCTTGAACCTATGATAACGATAATCTCACCTTGTTGGATTTCTAGGTCGATCCCTTTAAGAACTTCGGTGTCACCGAACTGCTTGTGGATATTTTCTAATTTGATCATCGTACGTACGCCTTATTCAGTTTCACTTCGGCCCAAATTTGAATGCGAGTTAGAATCACCACCACACCCCAGTAGATAAGTGCGACGGCAAGGAAAGCCTCAAAGAAGCGGAAGCTTGAAGAGGCCTCCATTTGCGCTTTAGCCATAATCTCAGCCACACCAAGTGTGAAGGCGAGAGACGTCGACTTAATCATATCAATGAAGTAGTTCATCAATGATGG
It encodes the following:
- a CDS encoding amino acid ABC transporter ATP-binding protein produces the protein MIKLENIHKQFGDTEVLKGIDLEIQQGEIIVIIGSSGTGKSTLLRCVNFLEHADQGSIAIDDIKVDVQNHTKAEVLALRRKTGFVFQNYALFAHQTAKQNIAEGLITVRGWKKQQAYEKAQQILDDIGLGDKADSYPAALSGGQQQRVGIGRAMALQPELLLFDEPTSALDPEWVGEVLNLMKKLANQHQTMLVVTHEMQFAREVADRVIFMADGHIVEQGSPQDIFGNPQDPKLKKFLNKVGIE